The DNA sequence CTTGGGCGAGTTTGGCTTTACGCTATACCGATTTGATTCTGGCGATAAGCGGAACGATGGCTTTGACCTCTTCGGGACAGTAATAGAATTGGCGACCTATCTGGGTATGCCCCAATAAACGGCGGTCACGAAGTTTTTGTAAGGTGCGCTGGCTGATGCGAAGTTGCTGGCAGACCTCATGACCTGTAAGCCATTTGTTCAGCCGCTTGCCGTTAGCCTTATGCTTCAGCAACTCCACTTTCTTTACCAAGGCATCGTATCTTGCCATCATCAAGTCGAATGCCTTCTTTTCCATTGTTACTACTTCCATGTTCTTGATTTTTATGGGTTTGACATTTTCGGCTGCGAAGATACGACACGAATTAGGAAAAACAATGAAAATGGAGATTTGTGGCAGTGCTTTTCCGTCGTTTGCTGACCGACAGGCAAGTAATTCAAGAAAATTATACGTGGGTCATTAATGAGTTGTTAAACGGGTATTTCGCAAATGATTAATTTTGCCACCGAGAAATCAAAACAGCAAAGTTTGTAACATTTAAAACGGAATCAAAATGGAAGTAATAACAATGGAAAGTCCAGCCTTTAAGATGCTGACAGAACAGATTGCCGACGTGGCAAAGTTGGTAGCTCTCATATATTCCAATGCGAGAGAAAATACCAAAAGAAGAAGCATGGAACTTGTGCTGACAAGCAGTGATGCAGCAAGAATACTTGGGATAAGCAAGCGAACCCTGCAGCGCTTGCGCTCTACCAACAGCATCGAGTACTTCATGGTGCGCGGACAATGCAGATATAGCATCAACGCTGTACAGAAATTGATTGAGGAACGAACCATTGCCAAGGAGACATGAGTATGGAAGATGGAACATTGAGACGATTGGAATTATATCTGCATGATCTGCACAAGAAAATTGACGGCATCTATGACATGCTGATGTTGAGACATGAGCGAAGCGGAGAGGACAAGGGATGCTCTGGCATCAACGAGAAATTGCTCGACAACCAGGATCTCTGTCTTTTGTTTCAAATTTCTCCCCGTTCCCTGCAACGCTACCGCAGTCTGGGAGTGCTTCCCTACAAGCGGCTGGGACAGAAGACCTACTACACGGAGGAAGACGTGAAGCAATTTATCAAGAACAACGTGAAGGATTTCAATCAGGAGAATGTAGAGCATTATATGACTCGCATTCACCAAAAATTCAAATAACAAAAGTATTCACCATTAAACATTTACAATTATGGGACAAAAGAAAAAGAGTGATGAACAGGACGTGCTGGTAGTCCGTGACGAAAAGACGGGCGAGATCAGCGTCGTCGCCGGACTCAGCAGAGACGGCACACCGAAGCGAGCACCCGCCAAGGCGGAGAACACGTCCGACTTCCTGCGTTTTGACCGCAACAGTGACTTGATGGACAGTTTCTTTAGAAACTTCTTCCGCCAGTGCAAGGAGCCAAGCCGATTCGGATTCTACCGCATAGCGGCAGACCAGGTGGAAAACCTGCTTGGCGTGATGAAGGAGTTACTGAAAGATCCGGAGGCTAACAAGGAGATTCTTTCCGCCCACAAGGTTGACACCTCCAACTATGAGAAAGAGGCAAAGCAATCGGAAGGGCAGGCGAAAGAAACCGCATCATCGGACGATGCGTCCAAGACGCAAGCTAACACAGAAAAAGAGAATGTATCATCTGAACAAACCAACGAAAAAGAGAACGACATGGAACAGAAACCAGAACAGACCGCAACCGAACAGCAGGCACAGACCGCTCCGGGTGTAAAGCAGAACCTCATTAGTGGTAACGATGTGAACCTGCAGGAACTTGGTGCCAAATATGGCA is a window from the Segatella copri genome containing:
- a CDS encoding helix-turn-helix domain-containing protein → MSMEDGTLRRLELYLHDLHKKIDGIYDMLMLRHERSGEDKGCSGINEKLLDNQDLCLLFQISPRSLQRYRSLGVLPYKRLGQKTYYTEEDVKQFIKNNVKDFNQENVEHYMTRIHQKFK
- a CDS encoding helix-turn-helix domain-containing protein, with translation MEVITMESPAFKMLTEQIADVAKLVALIYSNARENTKRRSMELVLTSSDAARILGISKRTLQRLRSTNSIEYFMVRGQCRYSINAVQKLIEERTIAKET
- a CDS encoding helix-turn-helix domain-containing protein produces the protein MEVVTMEKKAFDLMMARYDALVKKVELLKHKANGKRLNKWLTGHEVCQQLRISQRTLQKLRDRRLLGHTQIGRQFYYCPEEVKAIVPLIARIKSV